CGGGGTCAGGCGTCGTCGAAGAGGACGGCGGCGGCCTGGGGGGCGGCCAGGCCCAGGTGGCGCCAGGCGGCGGGCATGGCGACCCGGCCCCGGGGCGTGCGCTTGAGCATGCCGAGCTGGAGCAGGAACGGCTCGTACACGTCCTCGAGGGTCTCCGTCTCCTCGCCGATGCTCACGGCCAGGGTGGAGAGGCCGACCGGGCCGCCGCCGAAGCGCGAGCACAACGCCGACAGCACCGACCGGTCCACCTTGTCGAGGCCCAGGTCGTCGACGCCGAACAGCGCCAGCCCGGCCGCCGCCGTCGGCTCGCTGACGACGCCGTCGCCCCGGACCTCGGCGAAGTCCCGCACCCGCTTGAGCAGGCGGTTGGCGATGCGGGGGGTGCCCCGGGAGCGGCGGGCCACCTCGTGGGCGCCGCCCCGGTCGGCGGGCACGCCCAGGATGCGGGCGGCCCGCTCGACGATGGTGACGAGCTCGTCCACCGGGTAGTGGTCGAGGCGGGCGACCAGCCCGAAGCGGTCCCGGAGCGGGCCGGTGAGCAGGCCCGTGCGGGTGGTGGCGCCGACCAGGGTGAACCGGGGCAGGTCCAGGCGGATCGAGCGGGCGGCGGGGCCCTTGCCGAGGACGATGTCGAGCTGGAAGTCCTCCATGGCCGGGTAGAGGACCTCCTCCACGGGCCGGCCCAGGCGGTGGATCTCGTCGATGAACAGCACGTCGCCGTCGTGCAGGTCGGTGAGGAGGGCCGCCAGGTCGCCGGCCCGCATGAGGGCCGGTCCCGAGGTGACCCGCATCCCCACCCCCATCTCGGCCGCGACGATGCCGGCGAGCGACGTCTTGCCCAGGCCGGGCGGGCCGGCGAAGAGCAGGTGGTCGACCGACTGCGAGCGCCGGCGGGCCGCCTCCAGCACGATCTCCAGGTGCTCCTTGAGCTGCTCCTGGCCCACGAACTCGGCCAGCCGGCGGGGCCGGAGGGTGGCCTCCTCGGCCTGCTCGGCGGGATCGGCGACCGCCGCGCCCAGGATCTCCTCGCGGGGCACCGGCTACCTCGCGCCGGCCATCTGCCGGAGGGCGGAGGTGAGCAGCTCCTCGACGGTGCCGGCGTCGGGCAGGGCCCGCAGGGCGTCGCGCACCTCGTCGGGCCCGTAGCCGAGACCGGCCAGTGCGGCCCGTACCTCGGCATGGGGACCCGACCCGGCGCCGGTCGCCGGGAGGTCGTCGAGCGGGAGGTCGAGGCGGGACTGGAGCTCGATGAGGAGCCGGGCCGCCGTCTTGCGCCCGACGCCGGGGACGGCGGTGA
This DNA window, taken from Acidimicrobiales bacterium, encodes the following:
- the ruvB gene encoding Holliday junction branch migration DNA helicase RuvB; translated protein: MPREEILGAAVADPAEQAEEATLRPRRLAEFVGQEQLKEHLEIVLEAARRRSQSVDHLLFAGPPGLGKTSLAGIVAAEMGVGMRVTSGPALMRAGDLAALLTDLHDGDVLFIDEIHRLGRPVEEVLYPAMEDFQLDIVLGKGPAARSIRLDLPRFTLVGATTRTGLLTGPLRDRFGLVARLDHYPVDELVTIVERAARILGVPADRGGAHEVARRSRGTPRIANRLLKRVRDFAEVRGDGVVSEPTAAAGLALFGVDDLGLDKVDRSVLSALCSRFGGGPVGLSTLAVSIGEETETLEDVYEPFLLQLGMLKRTPRGRVAMPAAWRHLGLAAPQAAAVLFDDA